CCCTACCGTTCGCATTGGCGATGAATCCGGCGATTTGTGCTTCACCGTCGAACGCCAGCAATTGCCAGCGCTGGCTGGTTGGCTGCGCGATGAGCCTGATCTCGCCTTTACCTTTTTAAATCAATTATGTGGGGTCGATTACCTCGGACGTGATCCACGCTTTGAGGTAGTGGTTCATTTGACCTCATTTCAAAATAAAATGCGGGTAACGTTGCATATCGAAGTGCCCGAAGCCGAACCAACCATTCCAACTTTGGCTCGGCTGTTTCCAACTGCCAACTTCCAAGAGCGCGAAACCTACGATATGTTTGGCATCATCTTCACGGGGCATCCGGGCTTGGAACGCATTTTGATGCCCGAGGACTGGTTAGGCCATCCCCAGCGCAAGGATCATCCCTTGGGCTATGAGGAAGTGGCCTTCACCCATAACGAAGATTGGATTTATGCCAATAAGCCCTTCGCGAAGGAGTAATGCGCTATGGTGATGCACGCACATGCGTATCCCGATATTGAAATTCCAACACCTTCGCAGATTGCGGCGGTGGCATTAAATAACCAGCCAGATGAAAACGGCGAGCAATCCATGGTGCTAAGCATGGGGCCACAACACCCTTCAACTCACGGGGTGCTACGGCTAGCCGTCGAACTCAATGGCGAAAACGTGGTGCAACTGGCTCCCGACGTGGGCTTTTTGCACACTGGCATCGAAAAAACCATCGAAACCAAAACCTACACCAAATCAATTGTGCTGACCGACCGCATGGATTACCTTGCGCCAATGTCGAACAATATGGTGTATGTGGCGGCGATTGAAAAATTGATGCAGCAAGATGTGCCAGAACGTGCCCAAACCTTGCGGGTGTTGTTGCTGGAACTGACACGGATCAACTCGCACTTGGTTTGGTTGGGCACGCACGCGCTCGACTTGGCCGCAATGAGTGTGTTTTTCTATGCGATGCGCGAACGTGAGTATATTCTCGATATTTTCGAGATGCTAACTGGCGCACGCATGATGACCAGCTATTTCCGCGTTGGCGGCTTGGCATGGGATATTCCCGCCGACTTCATTCCAACTGTGGAAGATTTCTTGACCCACTTTTTGCCCAAGGTCGATGAATATGAAGATTTGTTGACCAACAACTTGTTGTGGAAACAACGCACCAAAGGCGTTGGTGTGGTCAATGCTGCTGATGCAATTGCCCTCGGTTTGTCGGGTGCGAACTTACGCGCCAGCGGTGTCGATTGGGATTTGCGCAAAACTATGCCCTACAGCGGCTACGAAACCTACCAATTCGATGTCCCAGTCGGCCAAGCTGGCGATATTTACGATCGCTATCGCTGTCGGGTGCAAGAAATGCGCGAAAGCGTCAAGATTGCCCGCCAAGCAATCGAACGGGTCAAGCAAATGCATGGCCAGCCCTATGTGACCGAAAATCGTAAGGTTGCACCACCACCCAAGAGCGAAATTACCTACAGCATGGAATCGCTGATTCACCACTTTAAGCTGTGGACGGAAGGCTTCCGCCCACCGCGTGGTTCGGCCTACGCGGCAATCGAATCACCCCGGGGTGAAATTGGCTGTTATGTGGTGAGCGATGGCACTCCCAAACCATGGCGTGTCCACTTCCGCGCACCGTCATTTATTAATTTGCAAGCCTTGCCCCACATCGCCAAAGGCAAATTGATGGCCGACTTGGTGGCATTGATTGCGAGCATCGATCCGGTGCTTGGTGAAGTGGATCGTTAAGAAGGAGCCTCGGGTGCTGTACGAACAACACAAGGCTGAAATTGATGGAATTTTGGCCCGTTATCCTGTAGATCGCAAACGCTCGGCCTTGTTGCCGTTGTTATATTTGGCCCAAGATGTCTATGGCCGCTTGGATCGCGATTCGATTCGCGAAGTGGCCGAGATTCTCGATTTGCCCTATACCGATGTTTTTGAGGTCGTAGGTTTTTATACACTCTTTTATAACGAAGAAGTTGGCAAGGTTGTGCTCGATGTCTGCGACGACGTGCCATGCTGCTTCTGTGGTGCTGAAGAGTTGGTCGCCGATTTGGAAAATCGCCTGGGGATCAAAGCTGGCGAAACCACCAAAGATAAGGTCTTTACCTTGCGCCGCGTGAAATGTATTGCTGCTTGCGATCAAGCCCCAGTGCTGCAAGCCAACTTAGAGTTTCACAACCGCGTCTTGCCCGATAAAGTCGAAGCTATGCTCACCAAGCTGCGCAACGATGTCGAATCTGGCAAGCCCGTGAGCATCTCTGGCCGCCTTGCAGAACGCTAATATAAAGGATGCAGGATGAGGGATGAAAGATGAAGTAGCTACGGTTATGTTCATCCTTCATAATTCATACTTCATCATTCGTGAGGGTGCTTATGCCTAAGACAGAACTCAAAGAATATATTGTGATGCGCAATCGCGAAATTGAAAATATTCGCGATCTTGATGTGTATCTGGCAAATGGCGGTTATTCAATGGCCAAGCAAGCCTTGACCAGCATGACTCCAGCCGCGATTATCGACGAAGTGAAAAAATCGGGCTTGCGCGGTCGTGGCGGCGCTGGCTTCCCCACCGGGGTTAAATGGAGCTTCGTTCCTAAGGAATTAAACCCCAAATATTTGGTGGTTAACGCCGACGAGAGCGAGCCAGGCACGTTCAACAACCACGAAATTATCGATGAAAATCCGCATCAATTGCTCGAAGGGATTGTGATCAGTGCCTTTGCAATTGGTGCACATGTCGCTTATATCTACATTCGCGGCGAATTTGCCTATGGGGCACGCTTCCTTGAGCAAAAAATTGCCGAAGCCCGCGCCCGTGGCTTAATCGGTAAGAATTTGTTTGGCACTGGTTATGATGTGGAAATTTATGTCCATCGCGGAGCTGGAGCTTACATTTGTGGCGAAGAAACCGCTTTGCTCGAATCGCTCGAAGGCAAGATCGGCCAGCCACGCTTGAAGCCACCATTCCCAGCCGTCGCTGGTTTGTATGCCAAGCCAACCGTGGTCAACAACGTTGAAACCTTGACCAATGTGCCGCGCATTATCGAAAAAGGCGCTGATTGGTTCCGCTCGTTTGGCACCGAAAAATCGCCTGGCACCAAAGCAGTTTCAATTAGCGGCCACGTCAAAAACCCGGGCAACTATGAAATTCCCTTGGGTATCACGATTCGCGAGTTCATTTTCGATTGGGCTGGCGGCATGCGCGACCCTAATTTGCCCTTGAAGTTCATTATTCCAGGCGGCGCTTCATCCAACTGGCTCACCGAGCAACACCTCGATTTGCCCATGACTTGGGATGATATGGCCGCTGCTGGCACAATGCTTGGCTCAGGCGCGATGGTTGTGCTGGATACCTCGGTTCCAGTGGTGCGAGCGGCCTTGAAGGTTGACGAGTTCTTCAAACACGAATCGTGTGGCAAGTGTTCGCCCTGCCGCGAAGGCACGCACTTCTTGGTCAAGGTGTGGGAGCGGATCGACGAGGGCCACGGACGAGTTGGCGATATTGAATTATTGGCTGATGTTGGCAAGCAAATGCTTGGCAAGTGTTTCTGCCCACTGGGCGATTCATCAGTTTCAGCCGTCAATAGCGCGATCAAATTCTTTCGGCCTGAGCTTGATGCAGCGATCGATGCACAACACTAAGCATTATTGATCGTTTCAGTTGAAATTTATTTCGCGCACATTTTTAGCCACAGATTGACACAGATGACACAGATGACCATCGATTGGCATTGTGCGAATCACTAAAGGTGTCAAGATGCCTAAATTTATACACGGTGAGTTGACCTACACGCTTATTGGGGCCACGATGGAAGTTCATCAGCAACTTGGGCCAGGTCTGCTAGAATCGGTATATCAAAAGGCCTTAGCTTATGAGTTGCAACAACGCCATGTTCTTTTTGTCGAACAGCAACATTTGCCTGTTTGATATAAACAAATCGTTGTTGGTGATTTTATTGCAGATTTTGTAATTGAGCAGAGCCTCATTATTGAGATTAAAGCAATTGATAAATTGCATCCCAATCATGTTGCGCAAACACTTAATTATTTAGCAATTACACGATTGAATATTGCCTTGTTACTTAATTTTGGCAGTACATCGTTGCAATATAAGCGTTTAGTGCGCTAAATTATCTAATCTGCGCTAATCTGTGCTAATCTGTGGCTAAAAAGTTCGTGGCTAAAGACTAATGAAACGTACTTTATACAAGAAAGGGCAGCCTCATGCCTGATATGGTTACGTTGACGATTGATGGGCAGACGGTCTCGGTGCCAAAAGGCACCTTGGTCGTCGAAGCTGCCCGTCAAGTCGAAAATCTGATTCCGGTGTTCTGCTATCACCCCAAAATGGCTCCCGTTGGCATGTGCCGCATGTGTGTGGTCAAGGTGGGCACGCCTAAAATGGACCCCGCCACCCGCCAGCCAGTCGTTGATGCTGATGGCAAATCAGTGATTGCGATGATGCCACGTTTGCAAACCGCCTGTACCACGCCAGTCAGCGAAGGCATGGTCGTGGTAACCCAAGATGCCGAAGTTGAGCACGCGCAACGTGGGGTTTTGGAAGCATTGCTTACCAGTCACCCGCTCGATTGCCCAGTTTGCGACAAGGGCGGCGAATGCCCATTGCAAAACTTGACCATGGGTTGGGGGCCGGGCAAAACTCGCTTCGACTACAACGATAAAGTTCACTTTGAAAAACCAGTGCCACTGGGCGATTTAATTTATCTCGACCGCGAACGCTGTATCTTGTGCGCCCGTTGTGTGCGCTTCCAAGATGAAATTGCTGGCGATCCAGTGCTCGGTTTCTATAATCGTGGCCGCGCTTGGCATATCATCTCGCAATCCGACCCCGAATTTGATAGCAAGTTCTCGGGCAACACCACCGATATCTGTCCGGTAGGCGCGTTGACTTCAGCCGACTTCCGTTTCAAAGCGCGGGTTTGGGAATTACAGCCAATTCCAACCGTCTGTAATCACTGCTCGGTTGGCTGTAACATGACCTTCGATACCCGCTCCAATGAAATCAAACGGGTCATGCCACGCGAAAACGATGCAGTTAACGAAATTTGGTTGTGTGATCGTGGCCGCTTCGGCCATCACTTCACGAGCAGCAAGCAACGCCTGACCACGCCATTGGTAC
This sequence is a window from Herpetosiphon gulosus. Protein-coding genes within it:
- the nuoD gene encoding NADH dehydrogenase (quinone) subunit D, which encodes MVLSMGPQHPSTHGVLRLAVELNGENVVQLAPDVGFLHTGIEKTIETKTYTKSIVLTDRMDYLAPMSNNMVYVAAIEKLMQQDVPERAQTLRVLLLELTRINSHLVWLGTHALDLAAMSVFFYAMREREYILDIFEMLTGARMMTSYFRVGGLAWDIPADFIPTVEDFLTHFLPKVDEYEDLLTNNLLWKQRTKGVGVVNAADAIALGLSGANLRASGVDWDLRKTMPYSGYETYQFDVPVGQAGDIYDRYRCRVQEMRESVKIARQAIERVKQMHGQPYVTENRKVAPPPKSEITYSMESLIHHFKLWTEGFRPPRGSAYAAIESPRGEIGCYVVSDGTPKPWRVHFRAPSFINLQALPHIAKGKLMADLVALIASIDPVLGEVDR
- a CDS encoding NADH-quinone oxidoreductase subunit C, which gives rise to MIDRATLEQRVSAQFPTVRIGDESGDLCFTVERQQLPALAGWLRDEPDLAFTFLNQLCGVDYLGRDPRFEVVVHLTSFQNKMRVTLHIEVPEAEPTIPTLARLFPTANFQERETYDMFGIIFTGHPGLERILMPEDWLGHPQRKDHPLGYEEVAFTHNEDWIYANKPFAKE
- the nuoF gene encoding NADH-quinone oxidoreductase subunit NuoF yields the protein MPKTELKEYIVMRNREIENIRDLDVYLANGGYSMAKQALTSMTPAAIIDEVKKSGLRGRGGAGFPTGVKWSFVPKELNPKYLVVNADESEPGTFNNHEIIDENPHQLLEGIVISAFAIGAHVAYIYIRGEFAYGARFLEQKIAEARARGLIGKNLFGTGYDVEIYVHRGAGAYICGEETALLESLEGKIGQPRLKPPFPAVAGLYAKPTVVNNVETLTNVPRIIEKGADWFRSFGTEKSPGTKAVSISGHVKNPGNYEIPLGITIREFIFDWAGGMRDPNLPLKFIIPGGASSNWLTEQHLDLPMTWDDMAAAGTMLGSGAMVVLDTSVPVVRAALKVDEFFKHESCGKCSPCREGTHFLVKVWERIDEGHGRVGDIELLADVGKQMLGKCFCPLGDSSVSAVNSAIKFFRPELDAAIDAQH
- a CDS encoding NAD(P)H-dependent oxidoreductase subunit E; the encoded protein is MLYEQHKAEIDGILARYPVDRKRSALLPLLYLAQDVYGRLDRDSIREVAEILDLPYTDVFEVVGFYTLFYNEEVGKVVLDVCDDVPCCFCGAEELVADLENRLGIKAGETTKDKVFTLRRVKCIAACDQAPVLQANLEFHNRVLPDKVEAMLTKLRNDVESGKPVSISGRLAER